The Marinitoga hydrogenitolerans DSM 16785 nucleotide sequence TTCATTTCGCTCTTCCCTTTCGCTTTTTCTTTTATTTTAACATTTTTATCATTCCTTTGTCAATTTTCTTTGGAAAGAGCCATATCTGCTTTTTAATAGGCTCTGAATATTTAAAGTAAGCTGATAGTTTGTTCCAATTATTTTTCCATGTTTGTGTTCCTATGGGATATGTTTCATCCCATTTCTTTTTGAATTCTGCAAGTGCAGTCTCAGCAGCACCAAGACTTGAAGCTTGATATATGAGTTTAAATCTTTAGCAATAGTTTTTCTGCACTTATGAGCAACATATTTAAATATGTATTTCTCAAATGATGTACTATGCACATTTGAACTTCGGTTTATGGCAAAACTGCTTGAATTGCATCAACAAAACCTATTAGGCCACCAACAGAGACAATTAAAATATTACCTATTGCTCTTAAATCATTTAGAACACCCATCCAGAATCTTGAAGATTCAGTCTTTTCAATATATATACCCAAAATATCCTTATAATCATCAAAGTTAATACCAATAACATTATATATGCTTTTTTCTTTACAACACCATCTACCTTTACAAAATGAAATGAAGCATTTAAATATACAATAACCTATACTTCTTCCAAAGATCTATTTTTCAATTGACAAATAATGCATTATTACCATATTATCTGCCTAATAATATTATGCTTTTTCATTTCATGCAATACTATATTTGTTCTTTAAATTCTTCATTGCATTTTTTACCATTTTTTTTATTTCGGATACCTCTTTTTTCTTTTTTTATTATA carries:
- a CDS encoding transposase; the protein is MYQASSLGAAETALAEFKKKWDETYPIGTQTWKNNWNKLSAYFKYSEPIKKQIWLFPKKIDKGMIKMLK
- a CDS encoding transposase encodes the protein MGIYIEKTESSRFWMGVLNDLRAIGNILIVSVGGLIGFVDAIQAVLP